The nucleotide window gtttgagccaagtttggcaCCCAATCAGTGAGTTGGaatagtccaagcggtggcaccgccggactgggcagtggcactgcccagaactcaAGAgatccagcggtggcaccgctagtacactaccgGACTAGGCGATGGCATTACCTAGAACCCTAGAGatgtggcggtggcaccgccagtacattgatGGACTGGGCAgcggcaccgccagtacattgatGGACTGGGCagcggcaccgcccagaacctgagaggaccggtggtggcaccgctagtacactgtcaatgttagacactgacaggaggtggcaccgccaacaccaagaaacccaaaagcaattcaaatttggagcccaaatttgaatcctcttggggcctataaatacccctcaattcttagcagagataacacctttttgacaagttagaaggtgagaaaaagctctagcaaaatcttgttttcaatagcttaagtgttcacctccttctttctctttgaaaaatctgtaagagtatgaaccacttgtaagaatgttgtaagaggggtatttggtccttccccttcaaagtgatttgctagtggaagttgggagcctcatcgaagaaggcttcgaaagtggatgtaggtcatttgaccgaacctctATAcaccgtggtgttccttgaatgtgtgagtgtttaattttctgaaccatttctttacttagctgcaaatcgttcggttttcatctccctactcttgactacctttactcgagctattttagctaagtcattgttcgtcaaatcgaaatctctacatatttacgaaatcgatttcaagcttacgagttttaatccgctgcactaattcaccccccctagtgccgctccGCTCCTAACAAGATGAATATTAAATCTTGATTGTGAGCTATCTTTAATAGTAGCATTTTTATTAGATGACTTTTGGGAACACAAAATCAATTATGGAATCTAATAAAATAATCATCTTCAACTTGAAGGAATTTAGGTCTAGATCTCTGAGCTATCTTAGGTAGTAACTTCCTTTTAACTTTTTCTAATTCTTTCTAAAAAAATTGATTgtgtcatcaagcatgattcaaaACCTTTATCTATCTCAAATAAAAGTTTGTGTTTCATATCTACCAATTTTGTCAtcatagaattttttttaatattcatatATGCTATAAGACTTGAAATATTTCTGCTCAATGCATTAGTAACTACATTAGCCTTCCCATGATGAtaattgatattaaaatcataatcctataGAAAGTTCAACtatcttctttgtctcatatttaaatccttCTTAGTGAAGATATACTTGAAATTTTGTGATATgtgaagatttcaaaagtctattcATAGAGATAATGTCTTTTAATTTTCAATGTAAAAATAATAATGGCTAGCTCTAAGTCATAAATAGAATAATTTTTCTCATGAGACTTTAATTGTCTATATACATAAGTAATTatcttctcattttatattaGAACACAACCAAGTCCTTGAAGTGAGGCATCACTGTATACTATAAAACCTCCTTCTTCAGAAGGAATCACTAGGATATGAGCATTGGTTAATTTCTCTTTTAATTCCTAAAAATTTCATTTACACTTATCATCCCAAATGTGTTAGaatcaagagtgacactaagagggggggttgaattagtgcagtagaaaatttATGTCGATTTAAAtatattcatacgataaaattcgattccgatgaaaaccatttcgtttttcttgaatgagtagagaagaggggattggataatTTGTAATGTAGTAAaattgaatgcagtaaagagattaaGAAGTAAGGAATGAATATACCGAAATTTATActagttcggtcattgtgacctacatccacttccgattcctcctccatcgaggccaccaccatctactaatagtctttcttcaataggcaaagactaaccacctatttacagcgctttctccttttcacggatttaagagataatccttacaagccaCACACAtcttcttggatgtttacaaagctaaagagagagaggaggactcttctcacttttataacacttttaacaccccaacacttaaagttttttttcacactttgatcgcATTTTGTcaccttttcatgcagaaaagagtgaggtatttataggccccaataacttcaaaattgaagcaaaaaaaatatctcatccccgattttcggggtactggcggtggtAGGCGATGCCATCGTTTGACACTCTAAGCCCAGTCTGGCGATATCACCGCTTGACAAAGTCTCCGATACTAAgctatggcggtaccaccgcctagcaggtgataactgccggtggtaccacctctCAATctaagtggtaccatcacccagaccacCGACAGACCATTCcctaggcggttccactgccccagtttggcggtgccaccaccaaacaAGGTCCAACAGCTTGGTTGGACCTTGAATTCAACCTAACCCAGTCCAATTATGGGCCCAGTTAGTCCCTAaccgagttagtgggattacctcccaaacttaaccttaattacgtgctaactacgattcttaaggcatacactaagcaaatcaagtccgattaatctaggtttcttccgacgatcttccggtgaactttcgacgatctctcggcaatgttccgatagacttctggcaagctcctagactttatgatgatcttcttagcgaatttcgatgagcttctttggcaagatcctgaacttctcggtcaattccgacagaacttccgacaaactatcgaactcccaacaaaattttgatcttgactccggtacttcgttttgcttcatgctttaattgctatcgtagttaatcctatacacttttctcaacatataaatttgatcaaataatttaccaattgatttcaaaatctgagattcaacacaactaAGTCCTTGAAGTGAGGCATCATTGAATACTATAAAACTTTCTCCTTCAGAAGGAATCATTAGGATATGAGCACTTATTATTTTCTCTTtcaatttctaaaaatttcaTTTATACTTATCATCCAAGatgaactttatattcttttgtgtcaacttagTTAAAGGTGTTGTTATTTTTGAAAAGTCTTATATAAATCTTCTATAATATCTAGTCAAATCCAAGAAGCTTTTAATATCTAAAACATTAGAAGGTCACTTCTAATTCATCACAACTTTAATCTTTTGGGGGTCAACGAATACACCAGTTCCTAGAATTATATGGTCGAGAAACATAACTTCATTGAGCAAGAAATTGCACTTGCTCAATTTGACATATAGTTTCTCTTGTCTTAGGGTTTATAAAATTATCTTGAGGTGATGTTTATGTTCCACCATACTTTTAGAGTAGATCAAAATGtcataaataaacataaatataaatttatcaagataaaatAGAATACTCAATTTATGAGATCCATGAAGACAACTAGTGATTCATGAATATGAAAGGTATTACTAAGAATTCGTAATAACTATATCTTATtctgaaaataattttatgtatATCTTCTTCTCTTATCTTTGGTTGATGATACTCGAAACTCAAATCAATTCTTTATGATTACTTGGTTaagttgtctataatcaatatataGTAATATGGATCTATCTTTCTTCTTCATAAATAGAGGCACCCTAAGGTGATATAGTGCGTTGAATAAGACTCTTGTCCAAAATCTCATGGATCTATTTCTTTTAACTCCTTAACTCAATTGATGTTATTCTATAAGAGGGTTTATAAAAATGCAATGTCAAGTTgaagatcaattataaattaaattTGCTTGTCAAGTGGTAGTCCAAGTAaatatttagaaaaatatttaaaaaactcATATAATAGAGATATCCTTTAATATTAGACTCTTAACCCAAGATAGTATTAAAGTCTTGAAATTCTAGTTTGATAAGAtatactagcaaatcgtgactttcaataatAACAACATAGTTTCTAAATATCTAATCAGTTATTAGAGAGTTTCTAACTAGTATTGCTACCATTAGCACATTATTCATTGTCTTTGGATTCTTATGTAGTCATATAATAAAATAAGGTGATATCAAAAAATATGTAGCACTAGAATATATAAGCATACAAGCAAGCATACCATAGAATGTGATTATACCTTGAACGATAGATCCCAAGGCTTCAACATTTTGATGGGTGAAAGCATAAATCCTTGTTTGGCATTCCCCTCTAGGTCATAGCTATTATTATCTATATATTTGGTGTGAAGCTTGGTGTTGATATTGTTTTTGTGGGCAGTTCTTTAACATATACTTTGGttattaacaaaaaaaacattCACGTTGTCCCATGCGGCATGAGGCAAAAACATGATCATTGTTTCTATAGAAATAATACCTTATAATTACTTGATTACTAGAAACTCTTGTCTGTTAGTGTTTGGACTATCTACTCTTATCTTTCTTTGAGAATATGATCCTTCATACGGAGATGGTGCAACATTAAAATCGCTTTCGATCCTTCACTTATTGTAATTCATTATCTAATTTTTCCCCCACCAAAGCTCGATTGagcacttcagcatatgttggtaaaatcagtataGTAATGAACTTTCTAATTAATGAATGAAGTTCCCTATGAAAATAAAGAGTCCATTAATGTTCATTAAAGGTAATATATATTGAGAATTAGGCCAGCTCAGTGAAATAATGATCATATTTCATTATAGTCCTACTTCCCTAATTAATGCTAAGAAAATCTTATTACTTCTCAAAACGAATTGAATATGGGAAGAACCCTTATAGAATACATTTTTAAATTGCTCCCAAATCACCACATTGCCTCTCGCCTCCATCATCCTCCTTTTTTAGGTTCATCAAATGTTTGTCTTccctttcaaaataaaaaaagtaaaaggTACATTCTGATTTTCTCTCGATAACTTCAAATATTTTTCTCACTCGACGGATCCAAACGTTCAACAAAGATTGAATCTAGTTTGCCCTCAAAAACAGGTGGTTCCAATCTTTTAAAGtgattcaaaatattattttcactctGTGGAGCTCCATTTCGCTCCTCCTGATGCTAAAATAACTTTAAATAGCATTGAGAACTCCGTGTATATCATTTGGAGCATTAGCAAGTGTTGGAGTACAAGGTGTATTCTATGATATCTGGAAGCTAGCACATAATCAATGACAAGTGTATGTAAAGATTGAATTTGCTCTATTACTTAGGTGAAAGATAATACCAAAATCAATCAAATGACCCAAACACTTATTGGCCCTAAACCATActttaaaatcataaaaagatatCACTATCCtagatttttttataatcataatatCTTTCCATAAGTACaaagccaaataaataaatattactttattaatatacataatttataaatatttattataatttatttatttataaaattaaaagtcAAAAGTAGCCATAGACTTGAAAGGTATATCAAACGGCAAAGAAAGATATGCTTTCTATTAGAACCTGGAATAGTGTTATTGAGAGACTACtttaaaaatcaaaaataaaaatttttagcAACATTGAGTAGGAACCCATATAAGTCAAATATGAAATTGAATATATGACTAAACATTAATTATCCCACTAACGTATATCAAATACCTGAATGAGCTATCAAATACCCAAATGAGCATCCTCCCCAAAACAATGAATGGAGAGGTTTTATATTACAAAATAAGTTTATATTCTCTCATAACTGATGGAGTAGTGTCTCTTATCTACCAAAGTGGTAACATATTCCtctcaacaacggatggaggaaaTTATCATACATGCCCTTGGTAGGGAAACAATATTATCTCATATTGATCATATCTATATTAGaataaaataatacattaaaatatttttttcaagcatctttaatatcaaataatataaattttaaaattacatatggCATGAAGAGTTTTTATATGttttaatcataaaataaaattttaaacctaTATAAAAGAATATTTTAGAAAACTCATGTATTATGTTTTAATCTaacaataaaattttgatatttaaaggaataaaaattattttagaattttatataatatattttaatctaaaaataaaattttaaatatttaaaagaacaaaaaaattatttttcaagaaagTTAAGGAACCTTCTTTCCCCTAAGCAATATGTAACTCCTTATTTGTTGTGTTGTTAGGCTTAGCTTGATGTGGAACGAAGAGAAGATTCCGAATGTGAGTCCTCtatataaagattttttattttttctatttaataatatttattttttatttaatttattaacaaaaataatattattctacTTCAAATATTGAATAGTTACtttctatattttattaaaaaatcatgtGTAAATTGGAGATTTGATTACATGTTAATATTTTCCAACTAATGACACTAAaaagggttgaattagtgtaaatataatttaaaactcATGCAAACTAATTtaagcaaaaataaaaaaataaaccacACAAGCAAGAAGAACGAGACAAAGATTTTTATAATTGCTAATACCATGGGATTAAATGAATACATGGTATTAATCATCAACTTCTTAAATATGCTACTAGCTATGGTGGCTCACACATGACATTTAGCAAAGAAAGTCTGATCACATCATCCATCTTAGCTACAAGATTAATTAAGTTGTTTACATTGTGTTCATCTTATCTCTCTTTTCTTTATTTGATTTGTAGTGGCGACACTTTCTTCTCTCTAGAGTCTTCAAGACACAACCCAACTCAAAAAATATGTTATGTAGTTATTATCATCATAGTCAATTAGGAAGATATGAAATCACCAAAAACCTACCTTATCCTCAAGAATATACTACCAAATTAAGTCCatgcaattcttttttttttctttttgtattatATGAGGAAATGCTAAGTAGTTACTTCTCCTTATAAACCTTCATACTATAAGAAATGCAATCATTATCTTCCTACTCTTCGTATATAGTCATAGAAAAGGAGCATGAAACACAAAAATGCACCACAAATCAGAGCTGCACCTTGTAAACTAGGGAGAAATCATGACCACCACTATTCCATCAATTATAAATCAAACTCTGCTTACAAATCAAATTTTAAATGTTTCAAATATCACAAATATAAACTTGATCATTTTGAATatcatataaatttaaaatatcataaaaaagatCTAATTTTACAAAAACAAAAAATCCAATGGTGTgtcatctaaaaaaaaagaattatgaaGTTCAAACACAAATTATATTGATACACAACCAAACCAAAGTGGAACTGTTTGACTGgcacttttattttattttatgttaataTGAGCTTCTACTCATCCTCACAAAATTAATATACGAAGGAATTGTTTCATGTCGTTTTATATCTTTATCGTTCATGGCCTTTTCATCAATAATTAAGATCGGTCTTTTATTTTTCGTTACcttattatttcttcttcttctctccctctttcatcgcatcctttattttcttttccttcttccttcGTATCCATAAggagaaataatattttataactgAACACATATTCTTCTAATTCATTCGGCTCGACAAATCAATTGGATCGAACAAAACCGAGTCTGACTTAGCTGGTGGATTAAGTCCTATTTTACATCGAATTAGGAGATCCAATCTAAATTGTATAATTAGTGGCATCTTTCTAAGATTTATGCTTTCTTGGGCAAGTACTGTTTTTAATTACATCTACAACTCTCcgaataattataatttatggtaaatataatttatattatcaacACTTTTTTGCTAGCATGATACTTTCTTATGTAAgatttgaaaataaattattttattttttttatcaatataattGCATCTAAAGGCTCAGTATAGATTTTATTTGAATGATCAATAATCTCATAAGCTTAAATTTATGCATGAATTCGAGtactaaaaattttaagataacATCAGAACATGTTGTGGGTTGGGATCTTATATCTATATATTCATCTCTATTTCATCGATATCTAATTAAAATTTATGTAATATTATATTCATCATTTTATTTGGCTTGTGTTATACATTTAATCTCTATTTTCTGCCTCCGGTCTGATTTCCATTTTACTGTATatgggataaaaaaaattagagtaaAAGTTAGCAAACAGGTCAACACTGGTAGGCTAAAATATGTCGGTTCATTATTATACTTATCTTGCATTTTTGccgtccttttctttcttttgtcttcAACATGCAATCAATCAATTCACGTGATTCTtccctttctcctctctctctctctctctctctctctctctctctcctttctttactTCAACCACCAACCACAAGTGAGTGAGATGAGATCTCCATCTACCATACATAAAAGCTTACACCCCCTTCGCTTTCCACGCTtggcttctcttctcttctctgctCGAGCCACAGTCGCCATTCCCCATTCTAAAGATGACCTCCGTGTCAACACTTAGTAGTAGCAGCAGAGGAAGAAACAAACTCCTCCTCTCATGCATCCTCTTCGCTTCACTCTTCTTGCTGCTACTAGCGTTGCCCACTGTGCCGAAACCAGTGGCTCACCACCACCAGCTCCATGTACATTCTCGCCTCCAAGCCACCGCCGCCGCAGACCACTGCGACGGCACCCCGTACCCGGACCTCTGCGTCTCCACCCTCTCTACCATCCCGGACTTGCATGCCAAGTCCCTCCCCGAGGTCATCTGCGCCTCCGTCaacaccaccgccgctgctgtcCGTAACGCCGCCAAGAACTGTACCAACTTCCTCCACCGCCGCGGCTACCTAGACCCCCGCCAGCGCCTCGCCGTCACCGACTGCCTCGACCTCTTCTCGCAGACCCTCGACGAGCTGGGCGCCGCCTCCGCGGCCCTTGCCGCCGACCCCGCCGCCCACGTCGACGACGTCCAGACGGTACTCTCCGCCGCCATCACCAACCAGTACACCTGCCTCGACGGCTTCGCCTACGTGGGACGCGGCGGTGGCTATCGCCCTGCCATCGAGCGGCGGCTCTACCACGTGTCCCACCTCGTCAGCAACTCCCTCGCTATGGTAAAGAGGATCCGGCGGCGGCGGGCGTCGCGGCCCCGGCGCGGGGCGCTGGAGGGGTACGGGGAGGTGTCGGAGGGGTTCCCGGCTTGGGTGTCTGCGAAGGACCGGAAGCTGCTGCAGGCACCGACCAACGCCACGATCCCGGACCTGGAAGTGGCCAAGGACGGGAGCGGCAACTTCACGACGATAAGCGACGCGGTGGCGGCCGCGCCGAATAACACGGACACGAGGTTCGTGATCTACGTGAAGGCGGGGGCGTACTTCGAGAACGTGGAGGTGGGGAAGAGCAAGACGAACCTGCTGTTGATCGGCGACGGCATCGGAAAGACGGTGGTGAAGGCTAGCAGGAGTGTGGTGGACGGATGGACCACCTTCAGGTCTGCCACAGTCGGTAAGCCACcttccttcatcttcttctcttctccttcctccatgATTTCTTACAGTTCTATCGTATAAGCCACCttccttcatcatcatcttcttcttctcctcttctccttcctccatgATTTCCTACGGTTTCATCGTAGTAAGTAATCAAATAGATAACGAAGAGACCAATGACGTCTTGCCATCATCAAAGTTCCAACATTCACTGGTGGACTGCACGTGAAATTGACAGTGGGTGATTCAGAGTGCTTAGATGACAGTGCGTGGGTTGCACAGAAGAAACAGTATGTAGGACAGACTAAAGAGGGGGAGTAGGTAATCCAGGTCAGATCACTAGCTAGTACTTCTTTGGTATGTTCTTGCTAGATGTCCTTCTACACCTGTGACCCTGTCCGCTCCTCCGCTTATGCATGCCTGTGAGCCACAAACTCTTCCTACTTcgctatcatcatcatcatcgtcatttcGACCTTCTTTGCGGTCCAAATCCATGGCAGAAACTGCAATATAAtggcaagcatttgagagtgggaGCAGCAAAGCCATGGCTGTGTTCTTCATCCGTGTTTTCCAGTTCAAGTAGGGTCTTCGCTCTGGTCAAGAAAAGCCGGTGCTGCCATGGGCAGGTCGGTGATAGGGAAGATGCCACTGTACACTTCAATAATGGTGTTGGTTAGGCATAATTGAATGCTAGTTCACAGAACCTATCTGAAAATAATAATAGTGTTGGAGGTGTCATTTACATCCTCGAACAATTATGGTAATGCATGGTGGAAAATATTTATGTGCTTAAGATTCGGGATAGATGAATTAGAGATTTAtctggttaattatatattaccccatATACCTATTAGTatcatcaatttttattttaaaaagttatattgggaTTACTATATATATTGTGTTGAATTGATGTGAaagtgataaataaaaaaataattttaatatttattttatttttatataaaaatattaaaattatctttttgtcaatAAACtcgttagaaataaaaaaatattaaaattatttttttatctattatttttatgtcGATCCAACATGTTGTGTCACATGTTCTGTTTTTCATTAATAGAattgatgatattatgataaatataattagtTGTTTCATTCTCAGAATTATGgagattataaaaatataatttttaattagtcCAGATTAATCTATAGGGTGATAAATATTTGAATCTATGTTAGGTTGCTCAAATGAGTTTAAGTAATCCATGccaaattatattttgatatgaATGAGGATGAATCATAGTGACAACAGAAAGAGACATGGACTAGAGATATAATTTTACATTACTAAGAAACAAAAGAGTGGATTTACCAACACATTCaaagaaaagatataaaaaaatattgatgtgTGCAAAGTAAACAATTAAAAATTGACTAGAGATTAGTGTTTTAATGGTAAGAATTAGAATAGTGAGCCACAGCTTAAGCTATTATTTGTGCCCTTGACTTCTTTCGTCACTCACGGAAGACTTTTAGCCTTTGCAATGCTGTGTTCAGCTTTTGAGAGCAATGATTGATTCAAGCAATATGTGAGCTGTGGCCTTGGATACTGCTTGTATTATTGCGAAGAATTGGATTCCATACAGGTGAGCACTTGCCCGGCCCTCACCAACCTCATTGTATCTCTTATCAACATCTACTCTATTTGATTTATATACGTGACTGGCTAAAGCAGCATTACCACAAACAGTTGGTTGACAAGGATGTGTCATCCTTTTCAGCTGTGGTTGGCGATGGATTTCTCATGCGAGACATCACCATAGAGAACGCAGCAGGCCCCAGCAAGCACCAGGCCGTGGCTCTCAGGGTCGGCGCCGACCTGTCCGCCTTCTACAGGTGCAGCTTCGTGGGCTACCAAGACACCCTCTACGTCCACTCCCTACGCCAGTTCTACCGAGAGTGCAATGTCTACGGCACCGTCGACTTCATCTTCGGCAACGCGGCGGTGGTGCTCCAGAACTGCAACCTCTACGCCCGGAAGCCTTTGCCGAACCAGCAGAACATCTTCACGGCTCAGGGGCGGGAAGACCCGAACCAGAACACCGGCATCTCCATCCAGCGGtgcaaggtggcggcggcggcggacctCATCCCGGTGCAGGCCAACTTCTCCACTTACCTCGGCCGGCCGTGGAAGGAGTACTCGCGGACGGTGTTCATGCAGTCGTACCTCGACAGCTTGATCTCCCCGGCGGGGTGGCTGGAGTGGAATGGCAGCTTCGCGCTGAGCACCCTCTACTACGGCGAGTACATGAACCGAGGGCCGGGGTCGAACACCAGCAGCAGGGTGGCTTGGCCGGGGTTCAGGGTGATCGGCGACGCGGCGGAGGCGAGCAACTTCACGGCGGCTGCCTTCGTCCAAGGCGACCAGTGGTTGGGATCCACCTCTGTGCCTTTCAGTTTAGGGTTGGACTAAGCTTGCATGGTTTACACGACGTCTTCCGGCAGTCATGAACGTACGCATTAGAACAATACGTTGCTACTCTAAAAGGTGTCTAACAACCCAAAGCAGGCGGAAGTTTTTGTCTGCCTCAGTGTAACACATCATTCTGCTTGAATCCATTTCCTTCTGCTTTGCAAGTTCTAATAAAATGCTCCGTTGCAATCTTTGGTGCTCATACATTAATGGTGGCATTAACTTGCGCTCTGCTATCTCCAAAAAAAATGGGTCGCTCAGACTCGGTCGGAGCCCAAAACGGATCGGGTCGATCTCATCCGATGTGTTGACAAGTCGAATTGGAACCGACAGCTATTGAGATGTGAGATCCGAACTGCCTGAGTTAGTAGAGGACTATGTGAAGTGTTTTAGAGAGTTGAGAGATGGCTAATGACGCGGTAAATTCTATGCAATAGATCTTATATTAATAAATGGggagataattttatattatacttGTTATAACGATCATCAAATACAAatacattaaataaaatattatttttaaagattatctTATAATCTTTAAAGGATAAGTGATAAGGGTGAGATTTGAACCCAATGTCTTATACACCTAAACTaaactatataaaaaaaattatgagatgAATAcatcataatttacataattattttaaatttaaaaattttaatcttaATAATTGTTTAAACCTACAAATTAGATACAACATCGCACCTATTTAAATCTAAAATAGATCAAAACGATATCAAGATGATACCAATGAGATAATATTCCTCTATCTATTTGAAAATTAAAattcaatatttataatattaaactTTATCAAAgtgtatttatttttatattttacaacttaaaagttattttttgatttcttagccttttttttctttttttttagagaGAGATTTAAATAAGGGTTCGTATAATATTGACTACAAAAACCCTCGTCAGCCACACCTCCGCCTCCATAACCCTAAGAGAAACCCCGTCG belongs to Musa acuminata AAA Group cultivar baxijiao chromosome BXJ1-11, Cavendish_Baxijiao_AAA, whole genome shotgun sequence and includes:
- the LOC103971563 gene encoding pectinesterase gives rise to the protein MTSVSTLSSSSRGRNKLLLSCILFASLFLLLLALPTVPKPVAHHHQLHVHSRLQATAAADHCDGTPYPDLCVSTLSTIPDLHAKSLPEVICASVNTTAAAVRNAAKNCTNFLHRRGYLDPRQRLAVTDCLDLFSQTLDELGAASAALAADPAAHVDDVQTVLSAAITNQYTCLDGFAYVGRGGGYRPAIERRLYHVSHLVSNSLAMVKRIRRRRASRPRRGALEGYGEVSEGFPAWVSAKDRKLLQAPTNATIPDLEVAKDGSGNFTTISDAVAAAPNNTDTRFVIYVKAGAYFENVEVGKSKTNLLLIGDGIGKTVVKASRSVVDGWTTFRSATVAVVGDGFLMRDITIENAAGPSKHQAVALRVGADLSAFYRCSFVGYQDTLYVHSLRQFYRECNVYGTVDFIFGNAAVVLQNCNLYARKPLPNQQNIFTAQGREDPNQNTGISIQRCKVAAAADLIPVQANFSTYLGRPWKEYSRTVFMQSYLDSLISPAGWLEWNGSFALSTLYYGEYMNRGPGSNTSSRVAWPGFRVIGDAAEASNFTAAAFVQGDQWLGSTSVPFSLGLD